A DNA window from Pseudoalteromonas spongiae UST010723-006 contains the following coding sequences:
- a CDS encoding META domain-containing protein: MNRFAKPLFLCSLIATSTITLTACQSAPEAQQSTMRTLNTEVFYLDRSMLPPNAELTVTLEDVSKMDVAATVISSKLTTLDTAPPYRVALTYDEALIKDNMRYNVRAQIRKDGELLYTTTQSNNPFANNSDPLRLKLTKIAPTIKPDVPLTNTYWKATMLQDAQVNTPEGAREVFVQLKADGNARGFAGCNNFMGGYLAKEFGLRFKGMASTMMMCQGTANTLESAMHQVLQDTFEYKIKGESLTLFNEKKEKIAQFSAVYFN, translated from the coding sequence ATGAATCGCTTTGCTAAACCTTTGTTTTTATGTTCACTTATTGCCACCAGCACAATTACATTAACCGCGTGTCAATCTGCCCCTGAAGCACAGCAATCAACAATGCGCACCTTAAATACTGAAGTATTTTATTTAGACCGCAGCATGTTGCCGCCTAATGCCGAGTTAACAGTAACACTTGAAGATGTATCAAAAATGGACGTTGCCGCGACCGTGATCAGTAGTAAATTAACCACGCTCGATACTGCGCCACCTTATCGCGTTGCACTAACTTATGATGAAGCACTCATTAAAGACAACATGCGCTACAACGTGCGCGCACAGATCCGTAAAGACGGTGAGTTATTGTATACCACGACACAATCAAATAACCCATTTGCAAATAACAGCGATCCGCTTCGACTAAAACTGACTAAAATCGCCCCGACAATTAAACCAGATGTGCCGCTGACAAATACTTATTGGAAAGCCACCATGTTACAAGATGCTCAAGTGAATACACCTGAAGGTGCACGAGAAGTCTTTGTGCAGTTAAAAGCCGATGGTAACGCGCGTGGATTTGCTGGCTGCAATAACTTTATGGGTGGCTATTTAGCAAAAGAGTTTGGCCTGCGCTTTAAAGGCATGGCCAGTACCATGATGATGTGCCAAGGTACGGCGAACACCCTTGAAAGTGCAATGCATCAAGTATTGCAAGATACGTTTGAATACAAAATAAAGGGTGAGTCATTAACCTTATTTAACGAGAAAAAAGAAAAAATTGCTCAGTTTAGTGCCGTATATTTTAACTAA